One Halodesulfovibrio sp. MK-HDV genomic window carries:
- the gltX gene encoding glutamate--tRNA ligase — translation MTKVVTRFAPSPTGHLHIGGARTAIFSWLLARHNGGEFVLRIEDTDKERSEQQYTDAILASMEWLGLSWDAEPVYQSQRDDLYNKYIDQLLAEGKAYYCDCTSEEVEAMREEARANGKKPKYNGKCRELGLEKAEGRVVRFKAPLTGRTVWKDLVKGSIAFDNEELDDMIIRRSDGSPTYNLAVVVDDHSQEVSHVLRGDDHVNNTPKQIMVYNALGWDLPEFGHVPMILGSDRKKLSKRHGAKSVMEYEKMGLLPQALVNYLVRLGWSHGDQEIFALDELIEKFSADNLSSSAAGFDSDKLLWLNSQYMKESTDAELAALVAPFVKEAGFEVSIETLTSMAPLFKDRAKDLVSLVDAMCFMLLSDSEYVFEEKAVTKALTEEGKQHLANMREQFAALEAFTKDTTHDVMGNYVSDNGLKFKAVGPPLRVALVGAMGGPNLPDVMEIIGKERTLARIDRALQQ, via the coding sequence ATGACTAAAGTAGTCACCCGTTTTGCTCCGTCCCCGACCGGGCATTTACACATCGGTGGTGCACGCACCGCTATTTTCAGTTGGTTGCTTGCTCGCCACAATGGCGGCGAATTTGTTCTGCGTATTGAAGATACTGACAAAGAACGTTCTGAACAGCAGTACACAGACGCAATTCTTGCTTCTATGGAATGGCTTGGTCTTAGCTGGGATGCAGAACCTGTATACCAGAGCCAGCGCGATGATCTGTACAACAAGTACATTGATCAGCTGCTTGCAGAAGGCAAAGCGTACTACTGTGACTGTACTTCTGAAGAAGTAGAAGCAATGCGTGAAGAAGCCCGTGCTAATGGCAAAAAGCCTAAGTACAACGGCAAATGTCGTGAGCTTGGTCTGGAGAAAGCAGAAGGCCGTGTAGTGCGTTTTAAAGCACCGCTTACTGGTCGTACTGTTTGGAAAGACCTTGTTAAAGGCAGCATTGCTTTTGACAACGAAGAGCTCGATGACATGATCATCCGCCGTAGCGATGGTTCTCCTACGTACAACCTTGCTGTTGTTGTAGATGACCATTCACAGGAAGTTTCTCATGTGCTTCGCGGTGATGACCATGTGAACAACACTCCTAAACAGATTATGGTTTATAATGCACTGGGCTGGGATCTTCCTGAATTCGGTCATGTTCCAATGATTCTTGGTTCTGATCGTAAAAAGCTTTCCAAACGTCATGGCGCAAAATCCGTTATGGAATACGAAAAAATGGGTCTGCTTCCGCAGGCGCTGGTTAACTACCTCGTACGTCTTGGCTGGTCTCACGGTGATCAGGAAATTTTCGCTCTGGACGAACTCATCGAAAAATTCTCAGCTGACAATCTTTCTTCTTCCGCTGCCGGTTTTGATTCAGACAAACTTCTCTGGCTCAACTCTCAGTACATGAAAGAATCTACTGACGCTGAACTTGCAGCACTGGTTGCACCGTTCGTAAAAGAAGCCGGTTTTGAGGTTTCCATTGAAACATTAACTTCAATGGCTCCTCTTTTTAAAGATCGTGCAAAAGATCTTGTTAGTCTTGTAGACGCAATGTGTTTCATGCTTCTTTCTGATTCCGAATACGTGTTTGAAGAAAAAGCAGTAACCAAAGCGTTAACTGAAGAAGGCAAACAGCATCTTGCAAATATGCGTGAACAGTTTGCAGCACTTGAAGCTTTCACTAAAGATACTACCCACGATGTTATGGGTAACTATGTATCTGATAATGGCCTCAAGTTTAAAGCTGTTGGCCCTCCATTACGTGTGGCACTTGTTGGTGCGATGGGTGGTCCTAACCTCCCTGACGTTATGGAGATCATCGGTAAAGAGCGTACCCTTGCTCGTATTGACCGTGCTCTTCAGCAGTAA
- the bioB gene encoding biotin synthase BioB, with protein MTTTASTVYALCEEVVQSGKGVSRTDAEMLITLPESATLDLLAGAQRIRSTVTTSAAFTCGIVNAKSGKCSEDCSFCAQSKYHDTSAPIYPLIDPNALLTRAKELEAGGAHRYGIVTSGMALSDKELDTVCEAALAITTQTSIKVCGSLGQLSPDMAERLRQAGFSSYHHNLETARSHFSAICSTHEYDDDIASVQNALHAGFRVCSGGILGLGENRNQRVELACTLRDLNVPSVPMNFLTPVKGTRLENQPLLAPSEALRAIAVYRFILPTQDILIAGGRENTLGEFQPLIPMAGANGLMIGNYLTTGGRNMADDINMLSSMGVL; from the coding sequence ATGACCACTACTGCTTCAACTGTGTACGCCCTGTGCGAAGAGGTTGTCCAGTCAGGAAAAGGCGTCAGCCGCACTGATGCTGAAATGCTGATAACCCTGCCTGAAAGCGCAACGCTTGACCTGCTTGCAGGTGCACAACGCATCCGCTCCACTGTTACTACAAGTGCAGCATTCACGTGCGGTATTGTAAACGCAAAATCAGGTAAATGCAGCGAGGACTGTTCCTTCTGTGCACAGTCAAAATACCATGACACGAGCGCGCCCATTTATCCACTGATCGACCCGAATGCTTTGCTTACCCGCGCAAAAGAGCTGGAAGCGGGCGGCGCGCATAGATACGGCATTGTGACAAGCGGCATGGCTCTTTCTGACAAAGAACTTGATACCGTTTGCGAGGCAGCACTTGCCATTACTACTCAGACCAGCATCAAGGTCTGTGGCTCGCTCGGTCAGCTTTCACCGGACATGGCAGAACGGTTACGCCAAGCTGGATTCTCCAGCTACCATCACAATCTCGAGACTGCACGTTCACACTTTTCTGCTATTTGCAGCACACACGAATACGACGATGATATTGCATCCGTTCAGAATGCACTTCACGCCGGTTTCCGTGTCTGCTCCGGCGGCATATTAGGTCTCGGCGAAAACCGCAACCAACGGGTTGAGCTTGCCTGCACCCTTCGCGATCTCAATGTACCATCTGTTCCCATGAATTTTCTGACTCCGGTCAAAGGTACACGACTCGAAAACCAGCCGCTTCTTGCACCTTCCGAAGCACTGCGTGCCATTGCTGTCTACCGATTCATTCTCCCGACACAAGACATCCTAATTGCTGGTGGACGCGAGAACACACTCGGCGAATTTCAACCACTGATCCCCATGGCAGGTGCCAACGGTCTTATGATCGGAAACTACCTGACCACTGGCGGACGTAACATGGCAGACGACATCAACATGCTTTCAAGCATGGGCGTATTATAA
- a CDS encoding sodium:solute symporter gives MSIDLIIILAYFLVMIGCGIAGIFFAKSNEDFLVAGRNLKFWMYFPCLASVILGGGATFGSVKLAYQFGFSGAWVVLMYGFGVMSMGILLSSKMANLRVISLSEMLEVRYAASARYISAIISCIYTAMIAVVQVIAIGTILHAFFGWDMVTSMVAGGAVSLLYTLLGGMWSVTITDVIQFVLMMVGVFGFLVPLSVEKAGGLDALFNAVPPSYFDPFAIGWDQLLMYFLLMYLGIMIGQDIWQRVFTAKSGKVATRGTITAGFFSILWGGAMAICGMAAFVLLPDLDEPQKALGQLVVTVMPSGLLGMVVAGLLSTLMSTVSGTILASSTLIINDLVKPFRGEMDNKQEMFLARVITFAVGIVVLLLAVVIGDVMHALDIAYALLSGCIFVPVVAGFFWRKATAQGAVSSIVVSGIVTTICIMTYGAFSAYTIIYGILSSAVVLVVVSLMTGPPNPAQLADWEARLAASEQYDADSMTDEERQAQAQPAAMH, from the coding sequence ATGTCTATCGATCTTATAATTATCCTCGCCTATTTCCTCGTAATGATCGGGTGCGGTATTGCTGGAATCTTTTTCGCAAAAAGTAATGAAGATTTTCTTGTTGCCGGTCGTAACTTAAAATTTTGGATGTACTTTCCCTGTCTTGCCAGTGTTATTCTTGGTGGTGGTGCTACCTTCGGTTCTGTAAAGCTTGCCTATCAGTTTGGTTTCTCCGGAGCATGGGTTGTGCTTATGTATGGCTTTGGTGTGATGAGCATGGGCATTTTGCTTTCAAGCAAAATGGCTAACCTTCGCGTTATCAGCCTGAGTGAAATGCTGGAAGTGCGTTATGCAGCCAGTGCACGGTACATCAGTGCAATTATCTCCTGCATATACACCGCAATGATCGCGGTTGTTCAGGTTATCGCCATCGGTACTATTCTCCACGCATTTTTCGGTTGGGATATGGTTACATCCATGGTCGCCGGTGGTGCAGTATCTTTGCTGTACACCCTGCTTGGCGGTATGTGGTCTGTAACCATTACAGATGTTATCCAGTTTGTGTTGATGATGGTTGGCGTGTTCGGCTTCCTCGTACCGCTTTCTGTCGAAAAAGCCGGTGGCCTTGATGCGTTGTTCAACGCAGTTCCACCTTCCTACTTTGATCCGTTTGCTATCGGCTGGGATCAGCTTCTTATGTACTTCCTGCTCATGTATCTTGGTATTATGATCGGTCAGGACATCTGGCAGCGTGTATTCACCGCTAAGAGCGGTAAAGTTGCAACCCGTGGTACGATTACGGCTGGCTTCTTCTCCATACTCTGGGGCGGAGCAATGGCAATCTGTGGCATGGCAGCATTTGTTCTGCTCCCTGATCTTGACGAACCACAGAAAGCTCTCGGTCAGCTTGTTGTAACAGTTATGCCTAGCGGCCTGCTTGGTATGGTTGTCGCGGGCTTGCTCTCCACACTTATGTCCACAGTTAGTGGTACAATTCTCGCTTCTTCTACACTTATCATTAACGATCTTGTTAAGCCTTTCCGTGGTGAGATGGATAACAAGCAGGAGATGTTCCTTGCCCGCGTAATTACCTTTGCTGTAGGTATTGTTGTACTTCTTCTTGCAGTTGTTATCGGTGACGTAATGCATGCTCTTGATATCGCATATGCACTGCTTTCCGGTTGTATCTTCGTACCGGTTGTTGCTGGATTTTTCTGGCGAAAAGCGACAGCACAGGGTGCTGTATCTTCAATCGTAGTAAGTGGTATTGTTACAACTATATGCATTATGACCTACGGTGCGTTTTCCGCATACACCATCATTTACGGTATTTTGAGCAGCGCGGTTGTTCTGGTTGTCGTTAGCTTGATGACCGGCCCTCCGAATCCTGCACAACTTGCAGATTGGGAAGCTCGTCTTGCAGCTTCTGAACAGTACGATGCAGATTCAATGACTGATGAAGAGCGTCAAGCTCAGGCACAGCCAGCGGCAATGCATTAG
- the bioA gene encoding adenosylmethionine--8-amino-7-oxononanoate transaminase, with product MSTTQELQHIDRTNVWHPFTQMAEWTQQDQLIIESGKDNWVIDTEGNRYLDGISSLWTNVHGHCVPEIDKAVQEQLTKIAHTTMLGLASVPATELAKRLVDILPEGLTRVFYSDSGSTAVEVALKIAFQFQQQAEKGDPNRIKFISMQNAYHGDTIGSVAVGGMDLFHATYKHMLFQGEKVITPYCYRCPFGKEKDTCDRECFQHVEDVIEQHGNTAAAFVIEPLVQGAAGQLMHPTGYLTHVRNLCTRHNIILIADEVAVGFGKTGTMFACEQESITPDIICLAKGISAGYLPLAATVASEAIYNGFLGKHEEFKTFFHGHTYTGNPLACAAAIANLDYFEANNVMEKLQPKIAHLQNRLAAMLELDHVGEIRNRGIMTGIELVQDKATKTSFETADKIAHKV from the coding sequence ATGAGTACTACACAAGAATTACAACATATCGACCGCACAAATGTATGGCACCCGTTCACTCAAATGGCAGAATGGACGCAGCAAGACCAGCTCATTATCGAAAGCGGTAAAGACAACTGGGTTATTGATACAGAGGGTAACCGCTACTTAGACGGTATTTCTTCTTTGTGGACAAACGTACACGGTCACTGTGTGCCGGAGATCGACAAAGCCGTGCAGGAGCAGCTTACGAAGATTGCCCACACAACAATGCTCGGCCTTGCCAGCGTTCCTGCAACAGAACTGGCAAAACGCCTCGTTGATATTCTACCTGAAGGACTCACCCGCGTATTCTACTCTGACAGTGGCTCCACTGCCGTTGAAGTCGCGCTCAAGATCGCGTTCCAGTTCCAGCAGCAAGCAGAAAAAGGCGATCCAAACCGCATCAAATTTATTTCCATGCAAAACGCCTATCACGGCGACACCATTGGTTCTGTTGCTGTAGGCGGCATGGATTTATTCCACGCAACCTACAAGCACATGCTTTTCCAAGGTGAAAAAGTCATCACACCATACTGCTACCGTTGTCCGTTCGGCAAAGAAAAAGACACTTGTGATCGCGAATGCTTCCAGCATGTAGAAGACGTTATCGAACAGCACGGCAATACTGCCGCAGCATTCGTTATCGAACCACTGGTTCAAGGTGCAGCAGGACAGCTTATGCACCCCACAGGCTACCTCACCCACGTTCGCAATCTCTGCACGCGTCACAACATTATCCTCATTGCAGATGAAGTCGCAGTAGGCTTCGGCAAGACCGGAACCATGTTCGCCTGTGAACAAGAATCCATCACGCCGGATATCATCTGTCTCGCAAAAGGTATCAGCGCCGGTTACCTGCCTTTAGCAGCAACAGTTGCGTCAGAAGCTATCTACAACGGCTTCCTCGGCAAGCACGAAGAGTTCAAAACATTCTTCCATGGTCACACATACACAGGTAACCCGCTCGCATGTGCAGCAGCCATAGCAAACCTCGACTATTTCGAAGCCAACAACGTCATGGAAAAGCTTCAGCCTAAAATTGCCCATCTGCAAAACAGGCTCGCAGCCATGCTCGAACTCGACCATGTCGGCGAAATCCGCAATCGCGGGATCATGACCGGCATCGAGCTAGTGCAAGACAAAGCCACCAAGACCTCATTCGAAACAGCAGATAAAATTGCGCACAAAGTCT
- a CDS encoding biotin--[acetyl-CoA-carboxylase] ligase, with translation MASKGDAVREKLLELLQKNTEGYTSGEDVSRMFSISRAAVSKHVGVLRAQGHEIEAVTRKGYRLLHKAELLTEDIVQQGLKTKIFGQRGVHYLPSVGSTNIEAMQLAFTDAPEGTVVVADEQTGGRGRQGRTWHSPLGCGLYVSVVLRPDIAPNEAPIITLLTNVAAAEAVYELVGILPVCKWPNDVLIEGCKIAGNLTEIFLSGDAVGHIVSGVGINVRPLPKKLVPDLRTAPCSLEGVAGKSISRVELLQAYLVRYEHWYMLVKEQGFAPLLTRWKELTDVVGKELTVQVRGETIKGTVTDVSTDGMLLLRSKNGVEHRLFSGDIL, from the coding sequence ATGGCTTCAAAAGGTGATGCGGTTCGTGAAAAGCTTCTGGAATTGTTACAGAAAAATACAGAAGGCTATACATCTGGAGAAGATGTAAGCCGGATGTTCTCAATTTCGCGTGCTGCGGTGTCAAAGCATGTTGGAGTGCTGCGTGCTCAGGGACACGAGATTGAAGCTGTTACCCGCAAGGGGTACCGTCTGTTGCACAAAGCAGAGTTGCTCACGGAAGATATTGTACAGCAGGGATTGAAAACAAAGATTTTTGGTCAGCGTGGCGTTCATTATCTGCCGAGCGTTGGATCTACCAATATTGAGGCAATGCAGCTTGCATTTACTGATGCACCGGAAGGCACCGTTGTTGTAGCTGATGAGCAGACAGGGGGACGTGGGCGACAAGGACGCACGTGGCATTCTCCGCTTGGCTGCGGGTTGTATGTCTCGGTAGTTTTGCGACCTGACATTGCCCCGAATGAGGCGCCAATCATTACGTTGTTAACCAACGTGGCTGCTGCAGAAGCCGTTTACGAACTGGTTGGGATTTTACCTGTTTGCAAATGGCCGAATGATGTTCTTATTGAAGGTTGCAAGATTGCAGGTAACCTTACTGAGATTTTTCTTTCCGGCGATGCTGTCGGACATATTGTGTCCGGTGTTGGAATCAATGTACGTCCGTTACCGAAGAAATTGGTGCCGGATCTTCGCACCGCTCCGTGCTCTCTTGAAGGGGTTGCTGGCAAAAGCATTTCTCGTGTGGAACTTCTTCAGGCGTATTTAGTTCGATATGAGCATTGGTATATGCTTGTGAAAGAGCAGGGCTTTGCTCCGCTCCTAACTCGCTGGAAAGAGCTTACTGATGTTGTTGGTAAAGAGCTTACAGTGCAGGTGCGTGGAGAAACAATTAAAGGCACCGTGACCGATGTTTCTACTGACGGTATGTTGCTTTTGCGCAGTAAAAACGGTGTTGAACATCGTTTGTTTTCTGGCGATATTTTGTAA
- a CDS encoding MATE family efflux transporter: MSNSEKIPDPTSYRSIWNLAWPQILMMMFHFLIGFVDVWVAGQIDSNVQAALGMISQTSMFFFVIAIAIGNGCVAAIGQSIGAGLHKRAARYVGLVVLLGLTCGLCVSGLGLIFRDAFLGILQTPEEIYPIAMYFLKIYLVLLPVYYVFVITNSIFRAKMLVFIPMRAIIIVALVNTIADLGFGLGWFGFPEFGYQGVAWATLLSVTGGTIYNFSVLVKRKILVRRSFAPMRWVRRALPYLVKVAAPAGGTQALWHTGYIVLFAIVASLPYDAVDALAGLAAGMRIESLLFLPAFAFNMTASILIGHSLGAGNKAEAKRVGLRILGTACGLMSIIAIIFWPFIDPMAKFLAPEADVTIQAAVYLKYNIISIPFTVASMTLGGIMTGAGATIYNFWIYSSASWLVRLPVAYILGHLILKDAEGVYIAMLVSQVFQSTTMFYIFMRRDWYRFSMIKRKNATAPAA; this comes from the coding sequence ATGAGTAACTCAGAGAAGATACCAGACCCGACATCATATAGATCTATATGGAATCTTGCGTGGCCGCAGATTCTTATGATGATGTTCCATTTTTTAATCGGCTTTGTCGATGTTTGGGTAGCCGGGCAGATAGATTCAAATGTTCAGGCGGCTCTCGGGATGATCTCCCAGACCTCTATGTTCTTCTTTGTCATAGCTATAGCCATTGGTAATGGCTGTGTTGCTGCCATTGGCCAGTCCATAGGGGCAGGTTTACATAAAAGGGCTGCACGGTATGTTGGATTAGTTGTGTTGCTTGGGTTGACTTGTGGTCTGTGTGTTTCTGGCTTGGGCTTAATTTTCCGCGATGCCTTTTTGGGAATACTGCAGACTCCTGAAGAGATTTATCCCATCGCAATGTATTTTCTAAAAATTTATTTAGTGCTCCTGCCTGTGTACTATGTGTTTGTTATTACAAACTCTATATTTCGGGCAAAGATGCTGGTCTTTATCCCAATGCGGGCAATCATCATTGTTGCATTGGTGAATACTATTGCTGACTTGGGGTTCGGACTTGGCTGGTTCGGCTTCCCAGAGTTTGGTTACCAAGGGGTAGCATGGGCAACTCTGCTTTCTGTTACTGGTGGTACAATTTATAACTTTAGTGTGCTTGTTAAACGAAAAATTCTTGTCAGACGCTCTTTCGCCCCGATGCGTTGGGTTCGCCGTGCGTTGCCTTATCTGGTAAAAGTAGCGGCTCCAGCTGGCGGGACTCAGGCTCTGTGGCACACAGGGTACATAGTGCTTTTCGCCATTGTTGCTTCGTTGCCGTACGACGCGGTTGACGCGCTTGCGGGACTTGCCGCGGGGATGCGTATCGAATCCCTTTTATTCCTGCCTGCGTTTGCGTTTAACATGACTGCAAGCATTCTTATCGGGCATTCACTGGGTGCCGGAAACAAGGCCGAGGCGAAACGCGTCGGGTTGCGTATTTTGGGTACCGCATGTGGGCTTATGTCCATAATCGCCATCATATTCTGGCCATTTATTGACCCTATGGCAAAATTTCTTGCACCTGAAGCCGATGTCACCATACAGGCGGCCGTGTATTTGAAATACAACATTATTTCTATTCCGTTCACTGTTGCCAGTATGACACTTGGCGGTATTATGACTGGTGCAGGTGCGACGATATACAATTTCTGGATTTATAGCAGTGCTTCGTGGCTGGTTCGGTTACCCGTGGCGTATATCCTCGGTCATCTGATTTTAAAAGATGCAGAGGGTGTTTACATTGCCATGCTCGTTTCACAGGTATTCCAGTCCACAACAATGTTTTATATATTTATGCGTCGCGACTGGTATCGCTTCAGCATGATTAAACGCAAAAATGCGACCGCTCCGGCTGCGTAG
- the speB gene encoding agmatinase produces the protein MSKPVNSLESPRFCGVRTFMRLPHVASAEGVDFAILGVPFDTATSYKPGCRFGPESIRAASSILKNYNEVLDVDIFEECSGVDWGDIDIVPGYLEESFEKIEEGVATVLQEDAIPVIMGGDHSITLPELRAVAKKHGPVALIHFDAHSDTGSDYFGKPYNHGTTFHWAIKEGLIKPEASSQVGIRGPLYSRDALQFARESGMDVITGWELHHIGIEAAVKRIRERIAPGTPVFLTFDIDFLDAAYAPGTGTPEIGGFTTHEALKLVLESCQGLNLIGMDLVEVLPESDTADITSFAAAGIMHAFLSCLAYNKRQAGTE, from the coding sequence ATGAGTAAACCAGTTAATTCTTTAGAATCCCCACGTTTTTGCGGTGTGCGTACTTTTATGCGTTTGCCTCATGTTGCTTCAGCAGAAGGTGTAGACTTCGCAATTTTAGGCGTACCGTTTGATACCGCGACATCATATAAGCCCGGCTGTCGTTTTGGTCCCGAATCTATTAGAGCGGCTTCCAGCATTTTGAAAAATTACAACGAAGTGCTTGATGTAGATATTTTTGAAGAATGTAGCGGTGTGGACTGGGGCGATATTGATATTGTTCCTGGTTACTTGGAAGAGAGCTTTGAAAAAATTGAAGAAGGCGTGGCAACCGTGCTACAGGAAGACGCTATTCCTGTAATCATGGGCGGCGATCATTCAATTACATTACCGGAATTGCGTGCTGTCGCTAAAAAGCATGGGCCGGTAGCTCTTATTCATTTTGATGCCCACTCCGATACAGGTAGTGACTACTTTGGTAAGCCGTACAACCATGGAACAACCTTCCATTGGGCTATCAAGGAAGGACTGATCAAGCCTGAAGCATCTTCTCAGGTGGGAATCCGTGGTCCATTGTACAGCCGTGATGCTTTACAGTTTGCACGTGAGAGTGGAATGGATGTGATTACCGGATGGGAATTGCATCACATAGGCATTGAAGCTGCTGTTAAACGCATTCGCGAACGCATCGCTCCGGGAACTCCAGTTTTTCTGACCTTTGATATCGACTTCCTTGATGCTGCATATGCACCGGGAACCGGTACACCTGAAATTGGTGGCTTTACCACTCATGAAGCACTAAAACTTGTGCTCGAATCTTGTCAGGGGTTGAATCTGATCGGGATGGATCTTGTTGAAGTTCTGCCTGAATCTGACACTGCTGATATTACATCCTTTGCTGCTGCCGGAATCATGCATGCCTTTCTGTCATGCCTTGCCTACAACAAGAGACAAGCTGGAACGGAGTAA
- a CDS encoding DUF2156 domain-containing protein: MKELVFEPITFERKDEYMERLARSNTKSSDFSFTNIWGWADEYGLEWAWTDNLVWIRQSTTGDSEIPVVRHWAPIGNWDNVNWADCPYMKQARTFHRVPERLLAIWNEKLGGRVTSQEDRGQWDYIYDVEELGELRGKKFHKKKNLVNQFKKLYTYTYEPMTADCVEAVLEMQEEWCMWRECEDSQSLLAENDAIRRVLEQWDEIPSLIGGSIQVEGKVIAYTVAEAINDETVVIHFEKGQTDYKGIYQAINNFFLTDGGSRFTYVNREQDLADEGLRKAKMSYNPTDFVKKFVVELAEEK; this comes from the coding sequence ATGAAAGAACTTGTTTTTGAACCGATTACTTTTGAACGTAAAGATGAATACATGGAGCGTTTGGCTCGAAGCAACACCAAGTCATCCGACTTCAGTTTTACAAATATTTGGGGCTGGGCAGACGAGTACGGCCTTGAATGGGCGTGGACAGATAATTTAGTTTGGATTCGTCAGTCTACTACCGGTGATTCAGAGATTCCCGTTGTTCGTCACTGGGCGCCAATTGGTAACTGGGATAACGTGAACTGGGCGGATTGTCCGTATATGAAGCAAGCCCGCACGTTCCATCGTGTACCGGAGCGTCTGCTTGCAATCTGGAATGAAAAGCTTGGCGGTCGCGTCACTTCTCAAGAAGATCGTGGACAGTGGGATTACATTTATGACGTCGAAGAGCTTGGTGAGCTGCGTGGTAAGAAATTCCATAAAAAGAAGAACCTCGTAAACCAGTTTAAGAAGCTTTATACCTACACATATGAGCCAATGACCGCTGACTGCGTTGAAGCCGTGCTTGAAATGCAGGAAGAGTGGTGCATGTGGCGCGAATGTGAAGACTCTCAGTCTCTTCTTGCTGAAAACGACGCAATCCGCCGCGTACTGGAACAGTGGGACGAAATACCATCTCTTATTGGTGGTTCTATTCAAGTGGAAGGCAAAGTTATTGCTTATACGGTAGCAGAAGCTATCAACGACGAGACCGTTGTTATCCATTTTGAAAAAGGTCAAACTGACTACAAAGGTATTTATCAGGCCATCAACAATTTCTTCCTGACTGACGGTGGTTCCCGATTTACCTATGTAAACCGCGAGCAGGACTTAGCAGACGAAGGGTTGCGTAAAGCGAAGATGAGCTACAACCCAACCGATTTTGTGAAGAAGTTTGTGGTTGAATTAGCAGAAGAAAAGTAA
- a CDS encoding NifU family protein: MTLNEKVEAALDKVRPYLQNDGGDVELVDISERGIVTVRLTGACKGCPMSQMTLRNTVERFVLKAVPEVKAVEPAED, translated from the coding sequence ATGACTCTTAATGAAAAAGTTGAAGCAGCGTTGGATAAAGTTCGCCCTTACCTTCAGAATGACGGTGGCGACGTTGAACTGGTAGATATTTCTGAACGCGGCATTGTAACTGTACGCCTTACCGGCGCTTGCAAGGGCTGCCCGATGTCCCAGATGACCCTGCGAAATACTGTAGAGCGTTTTGTTCTGAAAGCAGTGCCTGAAGTTAAGGCTGTTGAGCCAGCTGAAGACTAA